In Paenibacillus sp. FSL R7-0345, a single window of DNA contains:
- a CDS encoding methyltransferase domain-containing protein: protein MKIDIGCGSAKESGYLGIDRTPYPGVDIVCDINEGIPLPDNTAEFVMASRVLPYVDDLMAVMAEIYRISCHKAVVCILAPYAHSYPHSSNPFFKQKFDEYTPRYFTGSFYQPSAGTLSPALPDYPSPAPPFDYRLLRMELFYQYPFDQSLYETEELDILKTLQANVVHEIMYHFVVVKKEIAYAELEAMSRTPYPEPHILLDRRRLARLREEQM, encoded by the coding sequence TTGAAAATCGATATCGGCTGCGGCTCCGCCAAAGAATCAGGTTATCTGGGAATCGACCGGACCCCGTACCCCGGAGTGGATATCGTCTGTGATATTAATGAAGGGATTCCGCTGCCGGACAACACCGCTGAATTCGTCATGGCCAGCCGCGTGCTGCCGTACGTGGACGATCTGATGGCGGTTATGGCGGAAATTTACCGGATCAGCTGTCATAAGGCGGTTGTCTGCATCCTGGCTCCTTATGCGCACAGCTATCCGCACAGCTCCAATCCTTTTTTCAAGCAAAAGTTCGATGAGTATACCCCGCGTTATTTCACAGGCAGCTTTTATCAGCCATCCGCTGGCACGCTCTCGCCGGCATTGCCCGATTATCCGTCTCCTGCACCTCCGTTTGATTACCGGCTGCTCCGGATGGAGCTATTCTACCAGTATCCTTTTGACCAGTCGCTGTATGAAACGGAAGAGCTGGATATCCTCAAAACGCTTCAGGCGAATGTCGTTCATGAAATTATGTACCATTTCGTCGTGGTCAAGAAGGAGATCGCCTATGCCGAGCTGGAAGCGATGAGCCGTACCCCTTATCCGGAGCCGCATATTCTGCTGGACCGCAGACGCCTCGCCAGACTTAGAGAAGAACAGATGTAG
- a CDS encoding amidohydrolase: protein MALTLFKNGNLSAAGYSGEDAVLVEDGFIRAIGKSSELSLQLSGRGAQVIDWDGGQVLPGLVDAHVHLGMHGMKLDMLDFTGMASKEEMLRAIRERAAVTPPGEWILGLNWNENEFIPAAAPHISELDAVTQQHPVFLTRTCFHAFLGNSEAFRLAGVTASTPDFASGAYGRDSGGELNGWIYEDAVQPFNEVQPAPDYAVLKQAVRRGITDALSLGLTAVHTEDLRLLGSVGTMLRIHRELREEGLLFRTHQLLYYAYLQEVEQLGLAAGSGDEWLRLGAVKLFADGAIGGRTALLEQPYSDAPETSGIAIHSRQGLNDIVSSARRLGYPVAVHAIGDAAARVTLAAMRHVPLAPDAALPDRFIHAQVLNSSLVQQMAAMRLIADIQPRFVASDFPWVLDRVGPERTGHLYAWKKLLAAGIPCAGGSDAPIEPLSPFLGMHAAVTRCRPGEHHGGYLPEEKLSPQEALRLFTEGSAAAAGESAERGRIAPGYRADFTVTDRDILGDTEELLKVKARMTVINGAVAYSAD, encoded by the coding sequence ATGGCGTTAACCTTGTTCAAAAATGGGAATCTGAGCGCGGCCGGCTACTCCGGGGAGGATGCTGTACTGGTGGAGGACGGCTTTATCCGGGCCATTGGTAAAAGCAGTGAGCTGTCCCTCCAGCTGTCCGGACGGGGTGCGCAGGTTATTGACTGGGACGGCGGCCAGGTCCTGCCAGGTCTGGTTGATGCGCATGTGCATCTGGGCATGCATGGCATGAAGCTGGACATGCTGGATTTCACGGGTATGGCCTCCAAGGAGGAGATGCTGCGGGCGATCAGGGAGCGGGCGGCGGTTACACCGCCGGGGGAATGGATTCTCGGCCTCAACTGGAACGAGAATGAGTTCATTCCTGCCGCCGCTCCGCACATCTCAGAGCTTGATGCAGTGACGCAGCAGCATCCGGTGTTCCTGACCCGGACCTGCTTCCACGCTTTTCTGGGCAACAGCGAGGCGTTCCGGCTTGCAGGCGTCACGGCTTCCACGCCTGACTTTGCCTCCGGCGCTTACGGCCGCGACAGCGGCGGAGAGCTGAACGGCTGGATCTACGAGGACGCCGTCCAGCCGTTCAACGAGGTGCAGCCGGCCCCGGATTATGCCGTCCTGAAACAGGCGGTGCGCCGCGGCATTACGGACGCGCTTTCGCTGGGGCTGACTGCGGTCCATACCGAGGACCTGCGTCTCTTGGGCAGCGTAGGGACGATGCTGCGCATTCACCGCGAGCTGCGCGAAGAAGGGCTGCTGTTCCGTACCCATCAGCTGCTCTACTATGCCTATCTGCAGGAAGTGGAGCAGCTGGGGCTGGCCGCAGGCAGCGGGGATGAATGGCTGCGGCTTGGCGCAGTCAAGCTGTTCGCTGACGGAGCGATCGGCGGGCGGACGGCTCTGCTGGAGCAGCCTTACAGCGATGCGCCTGAAACCTCAGGCATCGCGATCCATTCCCGGCAGGGGCTGAATGATATCGTCAGCTCAGCCCGCAGGCTGGGGTATCCGGTGGCGGTGCATGCCATCGGCGATGCGGCGGCGCGGGTGACGCTGGCCGCGATGCGGCATGTGCCGCTTGCACCGGACGCGGCGCTCCCGGACCGGTTCATTCACGCCCAGGTGCTGAACAGCAGCCTCGTTCAGCAGATGGCCGCCATGCGGCTGATTGCCGACATTCAGCCGCGGTTTGTCGCGAGCGACTTTCCATGGGTGCTGGACCGGGTCGGCCCTGAGCGGACCGGCCATCTCTACGCATGGAAAAAGCTCCTGGCCGCAGGCATTCCCTGCGCCGGAGGCAGCGATGCCCCGATCGAGCCGCTGAGCCCGTTCCTGGGCATGCATGCGGCTGTTACCCGGTGCAGGCCGGGCGAGCATCACGGGGGTTATCTGCCTGAAGAGAAGCTGAGTCCGCAGGAAGCGCTCCGCCTGTTCACGGAAGGCAGTGCTGCTGCAGCCGGGGAGTCAGCGGAACGGGGGCGTATCGCTCCCGGCTACCGGGCAGATTTTACAGTGACAGACCGTGATATCCTGGGAGATACGGAGGAACTGCTTAAGGTTAAAGCGCGGATGACCGTAATTAACGGTGCTGTGGCTTACAGTGCAGATTAA